The Nocardioides sp. S5 genome includes a window with the following:
- a CDS encoding GAF and ANTAR domain-containing protein, which yields MQGPHASHLIHEFAQLSRTLAEAPDEDTRLQIAVSSAVSLMDGCDHAGFTVNLRSGLITRAASPGNVVSRANELQQELGEGPCLDALRDEETIISRDLSVEPRWPRWASLVHRELGVGSMMSLLVYTEKQRSFGALSLYAEQGHRFEADDWAIGQALAGHISVILTAEREIDQLGIAVHTRTSIGQAQGILMERLQLNADQAFDFLRRVSSIRNRKLADVAEEIARTREVPDLQQQPDEHPPEPPDR from the coding sequence ATGCAAGGCCCCCACGCGAGCCATCTCATCCACGAGTTCGCTCAGCTCTCCCGCACCCTGGCCGAAGCACCCGATGAGGACACCCGGTTGCAGATAGCCGTCAGCAGCGCTGTGTCCCTCATGGACGGCTGCGACCACGCCGGGTTCACCGTCAATCTCCGGAGCGGGCTCATCACCCGGGCCGCCAGCCCCGGGAACGTGGTCTCCCGAGCCAACGAGCTGCAGCAGGAGCTGGGCGAAGGTCCCTGCCTCGACGCGCTGCGGGATGAGGAGACCATCATCAGCCGCGACCTCTCGGTCGAGCCTCGCTGGCCACGCTGGGCGTCGCTCGTGCACCGCGAGCTCGGCGTGGGATCGATGATGTCCCTGCTCGTCTACACCGAGAAGCAGCGCTCGTTCGGAGCCCTGAGCCTCTACGCGGAGCAGGGGCACCGGTTCGAGGCCGACGACTGGGCCATCGGGCAGGCGCTGGCCGGGCACATCTCGGTCATCCTCACCGCCGAGCGTGAGATCGACCAGCTCGGCATCGCCGTGCACACCCGCACCAGCATCGGCCAGGCCCAGGGCATCTTGATGGAGCGGCTGCAGCTCAATGCCGACCAGGCCTTCGACTTCCTGCGACGCGTGTCCTCCATCCGCAACCGCAAGCTCGCGGACGTCGCCGAGGAGATCGCACGGACACGCGAGGTCCCCGACCTCCAGCAGCAGCCCGACGAGCACCCGCCTGAGCCACCGGACCGGTGA
- a CDS encoding GNAT family protein, whose amino-acid sequence MVRSLRRSDADEWQAVRARNHDWLRPWDATVPPGAAPRPSSYKLVTRSLLRQAKDGLCLPFVVEVDGRFVGQVTVSNVARGSAQWGSIGYWVAADVAGRGVAPRAVAMVIDHCLGPVGLHRLEICVRPENTNSLRVVEKLGLEQVGYAPRFLHIDGAWRDHRIFAITAEETPEGVVARLSAHQSHQ is encoded by the coding sequence GTGGTCCGCTCGCTGCGTCGCTCGGACGCCGACGAGTGGCAGGCCGTGCGCGCCCGCAACCACGACTGGTTGCGCCCGTGGGACGCGACGGTCCCGCCCGGAGCGGCGCCGCGCCCGTCGTCGTACAAGCTCGTCACCCGCTCGCTGCTGCGCCAGGCCAAGGACGGGCTGTGCCTGCCCTTCGTCGTGGAGGTGGACGGCCGCTTCGTCGGGCAGGTCACCGTGAGCAACGTGGCGCGCGGGTCGGCCCAGTGGGGCTCGATCGGCTACTGGGTCGCTGCCGACGTCGCCGGTCGCGGCGTCGCGCCCCGCGCGGTGGCGATGGTGATCGACCACTGCCTCGGCCCGGTGGGCCTGCACCGCCTCGAGATCTGCGTGCGTCCGGAGAACACCAACTCGCTGCGGGTGGTCGAGAAGCTCGGCCTCGAGCAGGTCGGCTACGCGCCCCGCTTCCTCCACATCGACGGCGCCTGGCGCGACCACCGGATCTTCGCGATCACCGCGGAGGAGACGCCGGAGGGCGTCGTGGCGCGGCTTTCGGCACACCAGTCACATCAGTAG
- a CDS encoding MogA/MoaB family molybdenum cofactor biosynthesis protein encodes MSLRAGVVVASNRAAAGVYADETGPLIADWLRAQGFDCADPAVVPDGEPVREAISAAVAAGARVVLTTGGTGLTPTDRTPEATAPLLEREVPGIAEAIRAAGVAKGVPTAMLSRGLAGIVGDCLVINLPGSRGGVKDGLGVLEPVLRHAVEQVVGSDH; translated from the coding sequence ATGAGCCTGCGCGCGGGCGTCGTCGTGGCGTCGAACCGGGCAGCGGCCGGCGTCTACGCCGACGAGACCGGGCCCCTGATCGCCGACTGGCTGCGCGCGCAGGGCTTCGACTGCGCCGACCCCGCCGTGGTCCCCGACGGCGAGCCGGTGCGTGAGGCGATCTCCGCCGCCGTCGCGGCCGGCGCCCGCGTCGTGCTCACCACCGGCGGCACCGGGCTGACGCCCACCGACCGCACCCCGGAGGCGACCGCGCCGCTGCTCGAGCGCGAGGTTCCCGGCATCGCCGAGGCGATCCGCGCCGCCGGCGTCGCGAAAGGAGTGCCGACCGCGATGCTCTCGCGCGGCCTTGCCGGGATCGTCGGCGACTGCCTGGTCATCAACCTGCCCGGGTCGCGCGGGGGAGTGAAGGACGGCCTCGGCGTCCTCGAGCCCGTCCTGCGCCACGCGGTCGAGCAAGTAGTCGGGAGCGACCACTGA
- the moaC gene encoding cyclic pyranopterin monophosphate synthase MoaC, whose protein sequence is MAAPGNDRLTHVDETGAARMVDVGDKPVTARTASATGRVLVSATVVDLLRGEGVPKGDALAVARIAGIMGAKKAPELIPLCHPLAISGVTVDLAVGDDSVDITATVRTTDRTGVEMEALTAVSVAALTVVDMVKAVDKAAVITDIRVETKSGGRSGDWSR, encoded by the coding sequence ATGGCAGCCCCCGGCAACGACCGGCTCACCCACGTCGACGAGACGGGTGCCGCGCGGATGGTCGACGTGGGCGACAAGCCCGTCACGGCGCGTACGGCGTCCGCGACCGGCCGTGTCCTGGTCAGCGCGACGGTCGTCGACCTGCTCCGCGGCGAGGGCGTGCCGAAGGGCGACGCGCTCGCTGTGGCCCGCATCGCCGGGATCATGGGTGCGAAGAAGGCGCCCGAGCTGATCCCGCTGTGCCACCCGCTGGCGATCTCCGGGGTCACCGTCGACCTGGCGGTCGGCGACGACTCGGTGGACATCACCGCGACCGTCCGCACCACCGACCGCACCGGCGTCGAGATGGAGGCGCTGACGGCCGTGTCGGTCGCGGCCCTCACCGTCGTCGACATGGTGAAGGCGGTCGACAAGGCCGCGGTCATCACCGACATCCGCGTCGAGACCAAGTCCGGCGGCCGGTCCGGGGACTGGTCGCGATGA